Below is a window of Diaminobutyricibacter sp. McL0608 DNA.
TACTCCGCAGGCGTCCTGCGGGCCTTTCTCGCCTGGCATGAGATCGTGACTGAGAAGACCGTCGCCTCCGGACAAACCGGATACCCCTTAGCTCTCGATGGGATTGTGGGTGTCGTCGTTCGTTACGCGCACGTCGAGTCTATCCGCCTGAACCGTCTTCGCCCGCCTGCCGGCGACCCTGTCGAGGGCCAGCGCGACAAGGGAGCCGACCGCGACACCGAGGACGATGGCCGCGATCAGCAGGAACCCGAAGACCTGGGCCCGGCTGTACGTCGGGTTCTCAGGAAAGGCGAACGTGAGCGCGAGCGCGATCAGTGCGAACACGACCGAGCCGGCGAACATGAAACGGAAGTACCGCGGAGTGCGCTTCACGGTCACCGTGTCTTCGGTGACCGTCGCGTTCTCTTCGGGCGCTTCGCTCATGAGTCCATTGTCCCTCATGAAAGCTGGGAGCAGATCGGATGGGCGGGGCCGGCTAGGAGACGCCTGCGACCCGCAGCGGAACGAGGGCTGCGAGGTCCGCGCGCTGCCCGGAGGCGTGCACCGCTCCAGCCGCGACGGCCTCGTCCCAGGTGCTGCGTCCGGTGGCGAGCGTGAGCCAGGTGCGCGCATCCATCTCGACCACGTTCGGCGGGGTCCCGCGCGTGTGGCGCGGCCCCGGGATGCATTGGACCGCGCCGTACGGCGGCACGCGGACCTCGACCGTGTTGCCGGGCGCTCGCTCGGCGAGCAGCTGCAGCAGGTAGCGCACGGCGGTCGCGAGCGTACGGGTGTCGGATGCGTCGGCCAGCGCATCCGCCACCGCCGCCGACCCGACGTCGTCACCTATTCGCGCGCGTGCCATGACACCATCCTGCCAAACCCGTTCTCCACAGGGACCGCTCCGCATTCCTGCGGCCGCCGGACGGGACATAGTCTGGTTCCGTGAAGATTCTCGTTCTCGGATCCGGTGCTCGCGAGCACGCCATCATCACCGCACTACTCAGCGAGGACGTTGGGCACGAGATCATCGCCGCTCCCGGCAATGCCGGCATCGCGAAGGACGTCACGGTGATCGCACTCGACCAGCTCGATGCGCAGGTGGTGGCGAACTTCGCCATCGAGGAGAACATCGAACTCGTCGTGATCGGACCTGAAGCGCCGCTCGTCGCCGGCGTCGCGGACGGGCTGCGCACCCGCGGCATCCCGGTATTCGGCCCCGGCAAGGCGGCCGCGCAGCTCGAGGGCTCCAAGACGTTCGCCAAACGGATCATGGATGAGGCGGGCGTGCCGACCGGTCGCGCGGTGCGTGCTGCGACCCTTCTCGAAGTGGAGGAGGCACTCGACGCGTTCGGCGCCCCCTACGTCGTGAAGGCCGATGGCCTCGCTGCGGGCAAGGGCGTGATGGTCACCGAAGATCGCGAGGCGGCGATCGCGCACTCGACCTACTGGCTGGAGCACGGCTCGGTGCTGGTCGAGGAGTTCCTCGCCGGCCAGGAGGTCTCGCTGTTCCTGATCAGCGACGGGCACAACGTGCTCCCCCTCTCGCCCGCGCAGGACTACAAGCGACTCCGCGACGGCGACGAGGGTCCGAACACGGGAGGGATGGGCGCATACTCTCCGCTGCCATGGCTGCCCGAGACGTTCGTGGACGAGGTGATCCGCACGATCGCGCTGCCGACAGTCCGTCAGCTCGCAAAGGAGCAGACCCCGTTCATCGGGCTGCTCTACTGCGGACTCATCGTCACGGATCGCGGCATCCGGGTGATCGAATTCAACGCCCGGTTCGGCGACCCCGAGACCCAGGTCGTGCTTCCACGTCTGGTGACCCCTCTGTCCGAATTGCTCTTCGGGGCCGCGACCGGGTCACTCGCAGGGGTGGCGCATCCCGAGTTCGCCCTCGACGTCGCTGTCACAGTCGTCCTCGCCAGCGAGAACTACCCTGAGACGCCGATCACGGGCCGCGCCATTCACGGGCTGGATGCGGCGGCAGCCGTCCCCGAGGTCACGATCGCCCACGCGGCCACCGCTTTCGACCGCGAGACCGGAACGTTCATCGCGACGGGCGGCCGGGTGCTCAGCGTGGTCGCTCGCGGAACCACGTTCGGCGAGGCCAGAGCCCGAGCCTACGAAGCCCTCGACCTGATCGAGCTGGAGGGCGGCCAGTACCGCACGGACATCGCGGCACGCGTCGCGGGCTAGCTGCAGACCACGCCCGCGCGCACGCGGGCCATGCCCGCGCGCACAGGAAAAAGACGCGAAAAAAGCGCGAAAAGGCCGCCTTTTCCTGTGCTCGGCTGGCCCACGCGTCGGACTGCCCGGCGAGCACAGGGAAAGGACGCGAATACGTCGCCAATAAACCGCGTTTTCCTGTGCTCGGCGCGCCTTCAGCTCTGGAGGTAGCGGGCGACGAAGTCGTTCGTGAAGACGCCGTCGGGGTCGAAGCTGCGCGCGAGCGCACGGAAGTCGTCGAGCCTCGGGTACAGCGACGGCACGACCCCGTCGCGATCGAGGTAGAGCTTGCCCCAATGCGGTCGTGATCCGAGCGGGAGAAGTGCATCCTCGAGCGCGGGCAGTACAGCTTCCACCCCGGCCTGGTCGCGCACCCAGGTGAAATGCAGACCGACGACGTCGGTTCCGTAAGCCGAGCTCAGCCAGAGCTCGTCGGCCGCGACGGTGCGGATCTCGCTCACCAGCAGGAGGGGCGAGACCACCTTCGCGATGCGGCGCACGGCGTCGATCGCCTCGCCGATCCGCGCCCGCGGCACGAGGTACTCCGACTGGATCTCCGCGCCGTTGCTCGGCGTGAACTCGAAGCGGAAGTGCGCCAGCCGCTCGTTCCAGGGTCCGACGACCCCGAGCTGCTCGGTGGTATTGCGCACATCCATCGTCTCGATCATGTGGCGGGGTGCCATGAGCGCGGGTGCGCCGAAGAAGGCGTCCTCGATGCCGCTCGGAGCATCCGCCCGCTCCTTGACCCAGGCGAGCGCGACAGTGGGCTCGTCCCACGTCGTGAACAGACTGACCGAGTAGGCGCTCGAGGTGATCGCGTCGAACTGCGATGCGACGGCCTCCCACGGGACCCCCCCGAACAGCCGCTGGGATGCGTCGAAGCTGGGTTCGATGTCGAGCGTCACCTCGACGACGACTCCGAGCGCACCGAGCGCGACGACGGCGCCGTCGAAGCCGGGTTCCCCGCGGTGCAGCTCGACCAGTTCGCCGTCGGCCCTGAGGATCCGCACTCCCCGGACAGCGGTCGCGAGGTTGCCGTTGCGGTCGCCCGAGCCGTGGGTCGCCGTCGCGACGGCGCCCGCGATGGAGATGTGCGGGAGGGACGCGAGATTGTGGAGAGCCCAGCCTGCGTCCTGGAGCCGGCGGGCGACATCTCCGTAACGCATCCCGCCGCCGACCGTGACAGTGCGCGCGGTCTCGTCGATGCGAACGAGCGGGGGGAGACCCGCCGTGCTGACGAGCAGCTCGGACGAGTCGGCGAGCGCGTTGAAGGAGTGCCTGCTGCCGAGCGCGCGCACTTTCGATGCTCCCGAAACCGCGTCACGGAGTTCGTCGAGCGAGGTCGGCGCAGCGATCCGCGCCGCCCGGTATTCGTAGTTCCCCGCCCAATTGAGCTCGCCCATCGTGATCCTTCCGCTGCGCCGTCGTCGTGGGTCCCAGTCTGTCATCCGGCGATGGGGCCGCGCGTCGCGCACTCGTCAGGAGGCTGGCGTCGCCTCAGCGTCGGCCGGCCTCGCGTAACCGGGATGCGCATCCGGAGACAACCCGCCGCCCGCGGACAGCTTGCCCAGCAGCGCCGCGAGTTGCGCCTGCTCGTCGGGCGTGAGCGCCGAGAGCACCGCGTGCTGGTGCGCTTCGGCGATGGTGCGGAGCGGCCCGAGCAGTGCCTGTCCAGTCTCGGTGAGGGAGAGCTCGTAGTTGCGGCGATCCCGTTCGGACCGCGAACGTTCCACGAGCGCGCGCTGCTCGAGGGAGTCGAGGAGCGGCACGATCCGGCTGGGGGTGGTGCCGAGCCGGGCCGCGAGTTCGCGCTGGCTGATTCCGGGCGAGCGTCCGAGCACCCGGATGGCGCCGGCATCGCGGGGCGTGAGGCCGAGGTCGGCGACGCGCTCGGCGAAGCGGTCGGCCGCATCCGCCCCCAGCTGCGCGAGCAGGAACGCGGTACGCGCGGGTGCACCCCGGGGATGCGCGGGCGCGGCGGGTCGGTCGGTCACAGCAACAGAATACAGCCTTGCCGAAAC
It encodes the following:
- a CDS encoding sterol carrier family protein; translation: MARARIGDDVGSAAVADALADASDTRTLATAVRYLLQLLAERAPGNTVEVRVPPYGAVQCIPGPRHTRGTPPNVVEMDARTWLTLATGRSTWDEAVAAGAVHASGQRADLAALVPLRVAGVS
- a CDS encoding FAD-binding protein, whose amino-acid sequence is MGELNWAGNYEYRAARIAAPTSLDELRDAVSGASKVRALGSRHSFNALADSSELLVSTAGLPPLVRIDETARTVTVGGGMRYGDVARRLQDAGWALHNLASLPHISIAGAVATATHGSGDRNGNLATAVRGVRILRADGELVELHRGEPGFDGAVVALGALGVVVEVTLDIEPSFDASQRLFGGVPWEAVASQFDAITSSAYSVSLFTTWDEPTVALAWVKERADAPSGIEDAFFGAPALMAPRHMIETMDVRNTTEQLGVVGPWNERLAHFRFEFTPSNGAEIQSEYLVPRARIGEAIDAVRRIAKVVSPLLLVSEIRTVAADELWLSSAYGTDVVGLHFTWVRDQAGVEAVLPALEDALLPLGSRPHWGKLYLDRDGVVPSLYPRLDDFRALARSFDPDGVFTNDFVARYLQS
- a CDS encoding MarR family winged helix-turn-helix transcriptional regulator, giving the protein MTDRPAAPAHPRGAPARTAFLLAQLGADAADRFAERVADLGLTPRDAGAIRVLGRSPGISQRELAARLGTTPSRIVPLLDSLEQRALVERSRSERDRRNYELSLTETGQALLGPLRTIAEAHQHAVLSALTPDEQAQLAALLGKLSAGGGLSPDAHPGYARPADAEATPAS
- the purD gene encoding phosphoribosylamine--glycine ligase codes for the protein MKILVLGSGAREHAIITALLSEDVGHEIIAAPGNAGIAKDVTVIALDQLDAQVVANFAIEENIELVVIGPEAPLVAGVADGLRTRGIPVFGPGKAAAQLEGSKTFAKRIMDEAGVPTGRAVRAATLLEVEEALDAFGAPYVVKADGLAAGKGVMVTEDREAAIAHSTYWLEHGSVLVEEFLAGQEVSLFLISDGHNVLPLSPAQDYKRLRDGDEGPNTGGMGAYSPLPWLPETFVDEVIRTIALPTVRQLAKEQTPFIGLLYCGLIVTDRGIRVIEFNARFGDPETQVVLPRLVTPLSELLFGAATGSLAGVAHPEFALDVAVTVVLASENYPETPITGRAIHGLDAAAAVPEVTIAHAATAFDRETGTFIATGGRVLSVVARGTTFGEARARAYEALDLIELEGGQYRTDIAARVAG